A region from the Nesterenkonia lacusekhoensis genome encodes:
- a CDS encoding winged helix-turn-helix domain-containing protein, whose product MSAHLSQAQNPGYVHVSVRNAARRAEIARRMKGGGAGADGAAPTSDSAQANGHPATSPVPVLAQNGGGPQVVQPDVVARGFVVYVGLDEDTATAAGTSLHKIATELRDYVESIAPESQVHIAMAMASALTEGSDLDVVRQALGDPTVTHRTMEAQVPAPPAPSNSGVLIDLSRREVKLDGEDLSLTYKEFELLNYLVENGARTVGREELLKTLWRNIDEDQMPNERTIDVHIRRLRSKLGRLANTVRTVRGQGYRFYEHPEVTVWAAPEYSI is encoded by the coding sequence ATGTCCGCGCATCTGAGTCAGGCCCAGAATCCAGGGTACGTTCATGTCTCCGTGCGAAACGCCGCACGCCGCGCGGAGATCGCTCGGAGGATGAAGGGCGGCGGAGCTGGCGCCGACGGCGCGGCGCCGACATCTGACTCAGCTCAGGCGAACGGTCACCCCGCCACCTCTCCGGTGCCCGTGCTGGCACAGAACGGCGGCGGCCCTCAGGTCGTTCAGCCCGATGTGGTCGCCCGCGGCTTCGTGGTCTACGTGGGCCTCGATGAGGACACAGCCACGGCGGCAGGCACCTCGCTGCATAAGATCGCCACCGAGCTGCGCGACTATGTCGAATCCATCGCTCCGGAGTCCCAGGTTCACATCGCGATGGCTATGGCCTCAGCGCTGACCGAGGGCAGCGACCTGGACGTGGTCCGTCAGGCGCTCGGTGATCCCACGGTCACTCACCGCACGATGGAGGCCCAGGTGCCTGCGCCGCCGGCGCCGTCGAACTCGGGCGTGCTGATCGACCTCTCCCGTCGTGAGGTCAAGCTCGACGGAGAGGATCTGAGCCTCACCTACAAGGAGTTTGAGCTGCTGAACTACCTGGTGGAGAACGGCGCCCGGACAGTGGGCCGCGAAGAGCTGCTCAAGACCCTCTGGCGCAACATCGACGAGGACCAGATGCCCAATGAGCGGACCATCGACGTCCACATCCGTCGCCTGCGCTCCAAGCTGGGCCGCCTGGCCAACACCGTGCGCACAGTGCGGGGCCAGGGCTATCGCTTCTATGAACACCCTGAGGTGACGGTCTGGGCCGCACCTGAGTACTCCATCTGA
- a CDS encoding SOS response-associated peptidase, whose translation MCGRYVQSKAAGQLSLDLRAGFGDGLQETISWNIAPTAAVPILVDRPDGDRAHRELHTARWGLLPIWAKDKAQSARAFNARSETVADKPTFRSAVRSKRCAVPADAYYEWHASGGSKQPYAVRRADGASHLFAGLYEWWRPQDAEAHDPWVLSCTILTGPSPDHGHDGVLGELAWLHDRMPLPLSEETLEEWLAPGKLTKPDAEHLVNRVRSEALHVASGWEVYPVSRAVGNVRNDNAELLQPVSA comes from the coding sequence ATGTGCGGACGATATGTGCAGTCCAAGGCAGCCGGGCAGCTCTCTCTGGACCTCCGCGCCGGTTTCGGTGACGGTCTTCAGGAGACGATCTCGTGGAACATTGCGCCCACTGCGGCGGTGCCCATTCTGGTGGACCGCCCCGACGGCGATCGGGCACACCGGGAGCTGCACACCGCACGGTGGGGCCTGCTGCCGATCTGGGCCAAAGACAAGGCGCAGTCGGCCCGCGCCTTCAACGCACGCAGCGAGACGGTAGCCGATAAGCCCACGTTCCGCTCGGCCGTGCGGTCCAAACGCTGCGCCGTACCAGCGGATGCCTACTATGAGTGGCATGCCTCCGGCGGTTCCAAACAGCCCTACGCTGTGCGGAGGGCCGACGGCGCCTCCCATCTCTTCGCCGGGCTCTACGAATGGTGGCGCCCCCAGGACGCCGAAGCCCACGATCCGTGGGTGCTCTCCTGCACCATTCTCACCGGACCGTCGCCTGACCACGGCCACGACGGAGTCCTGGGTGAGCTGGCCTGGCTGCATGATCGGATGCCCCTCCCGCTGTCCGAGGAGACGCTGGAGGAATGGCTGGCTCCGGGGAAGCTCACCAAACCCGACGCCGAGCATCTGGTGAACCGAGTCCGCTCGGAGGCGCTCCATGTGGCTTCCGGATGGGAGGTCTACCCGGTGAGCCGCGCCGTCGGCAACGTCCGCAATGACAACGCTGAGCTGCTCCAGCCTGTCTCTGCCTGA
- a CDS encoding phosphoenolpyruvate carboxykinase (GTP), giving the protein MVNTVATAPGDSATIAAEAPTDNQKLLDFVTEIAQLTTPDRIHWVDGSEQEYTQLTDELVEAGTLTRLTSPDFPNSFAAFSDPADVARVESRTFICSEQERDAGFTNNWVDPSEMRQTLSGVFDGAMRGRTMYVIPFVMGHLEAEDPKFGVEITDSAYVVASMRIMARIGADVLRKIEELDAFFVPAVHSVGAPLEPGQEDVPWPCNEEKYIVHFPETREIWSYGSGYGGNALLGKKCYALRIASAMARDEGWLAEHMVILKLTSPQGRSYHLSAAFPSACGKTNLALIDPTLEGWKAETLGDDITWIRPGKDGEFRAINPEAGYFGVAPGTGWHTNANAMRAIAKGNSIFTNCALTDDGGVWWEGMTEEPPAHLTDWKGNSWTPDSAEPAAHPNARFCTPIDQTDMLADEYFAPDGVKLDAILFGGRRKTTVPLVTQARDWNHGIFYGATLSSETTAAAEGAVGTLRRDPMAMLPFIGYDAGDYLKHWVEVSSEADPEKLPAIFLVNWFRRGRDGTIAWPGFAENTRVLKWIIERLEGTAEAVETPIGFTPTPDALDVEGLEITQEELEDAITVRPEEWRTELEDIDAWFSRFGESLPQSIQDELEELRSRVA; this is encoded by the coding sequence ATGGTCAACACCGTTGCAACGGCGCCCGGTGATTCAGCCACGATCGCGGCAGAAGCTCCGACTGACAACCAGAAGCTGCTGGACTTCGTCACGGAGATCGCACAGCTCACCACACCTGATCGCATCCACTGGGTGGACGGTTCTGAGCAGGAATACACGCAGCTCACCGACGAGCTCGTCGAGGCCGGCACGCTCACCCGGCTCACCAGTCCGGACTTCCCGAACTCCTTCGCCGCCTTCTCGGATCCCGCCGATGTGGCCCGGGTGGAGTCCCGTACGTTCATCTGTTCAGAGCAGGAGCGCGACGCCGGCTTCACCAACAACTGGGTGGACCCCTCAGAGATGCGCCAGACGCTCAGCGGGGTCTTCGACGGCGCCATGAGGGGCCGCACCATGTACGTGATCCCCTTCGTCATGGGCCACCTGGAGGCGGAGGATCCCAAGTTCGGTGTGGAGATCACCGACTCCGCCTACGTGGTGGCCAGCATGCGCATCATGGCGCGCATCGGTGCCGATGTCCTGCGCAAGATCGAGGAGCTGGACGCGTTCTTCGTCCCCGCGGTCCACTCGGTCGGCGCTCCGCTGGAGCCCGGACAGGAGGATGTGCCGTGGCCCTGCAATGAGGAGAAGTACATCGTCCACTTCCCGGAGACCCGGGAGATCTGGTCCTACGGATCCGGTTACGGCGGCAACGCTCTGCTGGGCAAGAAGTGCTACGCGCTGCGCATCGCCTCTGCCATGGCACGTGACGAGGGCTGGCTGGCCGAGCACATGGTGATCCTGAAGCTCACCAGCCCCCAGGGCAGGAGCTACCACCTCTCCGCCGCGTTCCCCTCCGCCTGCGGAAAGACCAACCTGGCGCTGATCGATCCCACGCTGGAGGGGTGGAAGGCCGAGACCCTCGGAGATGACATCACCTGGATCCGCCCCGGCAAGGACGGCGAGTTCCGGGCCATCAACCCGGAAGCCGGCTACTTCGGCGTCGCTCCGGGCACCGGCTGGCACACCAACGCCAACGCCATGCGCGCCATCGCTAAGGGCAACAGCATCTTCACCAACTGCGCGCTGACCGACGACGGCGGCGTCTGGTGGGAAGGCATGACAGAGGAGCCTCCGGCGCACCTGACCGACTGGAAGGGCAACAGCTGGACCCCTGACTCTGCGGAGCCTGCGGCCCACCCCAACGCCCGGTTCTGCACCCCCATCGACCAGACCGACATGCTGGCTGACGAGTACTTCGCTCCCGACGGGGTGAAGCTGGATGCCATCCTCTTCGGCGGGCGCCGCAAGACCACCGTTCCGCTGGTGACTCAGGCCCGCGACTGGAACCACGGCATCTTCTACGGCGCCACACTCTCCTCGGAGACCACGGCCGCCGCCGAGGGCGCAGTGGGCACGCTGCGCCGGGATCCGATGGCGATGCTTCCGTTCATCGGCTACGACGCCGGCGACTACCTCAAGCACTGGGTGGAGGTCTCCTCTGAAGCGGATCCGGAGAAGCTTCCGGCGATCTTCCTGGTCAACTGGTTCCGCCGGGGCCGTGACGGCACGATCGCCTGGCCCGGGTTCGCGGAGAACACTCGCGTGCTGAAGTGGATCATCGAGCGTCTGGAAGGAACTGCCGAGGCCGTGGAGACCCCGATCGGCTTCACCCCGACCCCTGATGCCCTGGATGTCGAGGGCCTGGAGATCACGCAGGAGGAGCTCGAGGACGCCATCACGGTCAGGCCCGAGGAGTGGAGGACCGAGCTGGAGGACATCGACGCCTGGTTCTCCCGGTTCGGCGAGTCCCTGCCACAGTCCATCCAGGATGAGCTCGAGGAGCTGCGCAGCCGGGTGGCCTGA
- a CDS encoding histone-like nucleoid-structuring protein Lsr2 encodes MATRTILLDDIDNSITEDVQTVQFSVGNRSYVIDLGPDHRKQLEEALEPFIKHAASGTAATTAKRPSVPAKEIRAWAKQQPEKISGLLKSDRGAVPKAVIEAYNKAHGTKY; translated from the coding sequence ATGGCTACTCGAACTATTCTCCTGGACGATATCGATAATTCGATCACAGAGGATGTACAGACCGTTCAGTTCTCCGTAGGCAACCGCTCTTATGTGATCGACCTCGGGCCTGATCATCGGAAGCAGCTCGAGGAAGCACTGGAACCGTTCATCAAGCATGCGGCCTCCGGCACAGCAGCGACCACGGCCAAGCGTCCTTCTGTCCCTGCCAAGGAGATCCGCGCATGGGCGAAGCAGCAGCCGGAGAAGATCAGCGGTCTTCTCAAGAGCGACCGCGGAGCGGTTCCGAAGGCCGTCATCGAGGCCTACAACAAGGCACACGGCACCAAATACTGA
- the tadA gene encoding tRNA adenosine(34) deaminase TadA, which yields MPFSPLPARDPQTRHRLIGRCLELAEQAKGSGEVPVGAVVVSPDGETLGEGYNTRERDADPAGHAEIAALRAAATATGQWRMEGCTLAVTLEPCPMCAGAISQSRIRTVVFGAWDEKAGAAGSVFDILREPRLNHWVEVHPGVREEECAAQLTSFFQQFR from the coding sequence ATGCCTTTCTCGCCCCTGCCCGCGCGCGACCCGCAGACTCGGCACCGGCTGATCGGACGCTGCCTGGAGCTGGCTGAGCAGGCGAAAGGTTCCGGCGAAGTGCCGGTGGGCGCCGTCGTGGTCTCCCCCGACGGTGAGACGCTCGGTGAGGGATACAACACCAGAGAGCGCGACGCCGACCCGGCCGGTCATGCTGAGATCGCAGCCCTGCGCGCGGCCGCCACAGCCACAGGCCAGTGGCGCATGGAGGGCTGCACACTCGCGGTGACATTGGAGCCGTGCCCGATGTGTGCCGGGGCGATCAGCCAATCACGGATTCGTACCGTGGTCTTCGGCGCCTGGGACGAGAAGGCGGGGGCGGCCGGGTCAGTGTTCGACATCCTGCGCGAACCCCGACTCAACCACTGGGTGGAGGTCCATCCCGGTGTCCGCGAGGAGGAATGCGCCGCGCAGCTCACCTCGTTCTTCCAGCAGTTCCGGTAG
- a CDS encoding PTS sugar transporter subunit IIA, whose protein sequence is MSTALADLLPEEAILLDSEASDWQEAIRRAGELLEQTGVADERYTAAMIDSVVEHGPYIVLSPGFALAHARPDSSVVRTGLSWVRLAEPVSFGHPENDPVRLVVALAAVDDAAHTSAMAELAGVLADAHQQAQLEAARTPEQLRAVLTGEQDHSASAEQPAALDQHLILTVCGNGLGTSLFLKNTLETVLNTWGWDRHVTVEATDTISARGRAKECQAILTSGEIAKTLGDVGVPVRVITNFTSTTELDAALRELYEI, encoded by the coding sequence ATGAGTACAGCTCTGGCTGACCTGCTTCCGGAGGAGGCGATCCTGCTCGACTCCGAAGCCTCGGACTGGCAGGAGGCCATCCGTCGCGCCGGGGAGCTGTTGGAACAGACCGGCGTGGCCGATGAGCGCTACACCGCCGCGATGATCGACAGCGTGGTCGAGCACGGTCCCTACATCGTCCTCAGCCCTGGCTTCGCCCTGGCCCACGCTCGCCCGGACAGCTCGGTGGTCCGCACCGGTCTGTCCTGGGTCCGCTTGGCCGAACCGGTGAGCTTCGGGCACCCGGAGAATGATCCGGTGCGGCTGGTGGTCGCCCTGGCCGCCGTCGACGACGCCGCCCACACCAGCGCGATGGCTGAGCTCGCCGGGGTGCTCGCGGATGCGCACCAGCAGGCCCAGCTGGAGGCGGCCAGAACACCTGAGCAGCTGCGCGCCGTGCTGACGGGAGAGCAGGACCACAGCGCCTCGGCCGAGCAGCCGGCGGCCCTCGACCAGCACCTGATCCTCACCGTCTGCGGCAACGGCTTGGGCACCTCTCTGTTTCTGAAGAACACCCTGGAGACGGTGCTGAACACGTGGGGCTGGGACCGTCACGTCACCGTGGAGGCCACGGACACCATCTCCGCCCGCGGCCGTGCCAAAGAGTGTCAGGCGATTCTGACCTCCGGAGAGATCGCCAAGACCCTGGGCGACGTCGGCGTCCCCGTCCGTGTGATCACCAACTTCACCAGCACCACTGAGCTCGACGCCGCCCTGCGCGAGCTCTACGAGATCTGA
- a CDS encoding PTS ascorbate transporter subunit IIC produces MEWLIVIAEFLVNEILSVPAFLIGIIVAVGLIALRRSAGQVIGGAVKATLGFLLIGAGADLVVASLDPLGVMIQGATGAQGVIPTNEAIVGIAQEQYGAQVAWLMILGFALSLVLARFTPLSYVFLTGHHILFMATLLTIVLATAGYSGSVTVLVGGALLAILMVSLPAFAHPWTRRITGDDSIAIGHFGTAGYVAAGAVGRLTGGRRSRSTEDLKLPEGLRFLRDSMVATALSMVLMYVVVSLVFFAREGETAYEAFDGGATGSGNFVMQSVTQGLQFGIAVAVILFGVRTILGEILPAFQGIAAKIVPGATPALDAPIVFPYAQNAVLIGFLTSFSGGLIGLAVLSLWLNPALGLALILPGLVPHFFTGGAAGVYGNATGGRIGAAAGGFVNGLLITFLPAVLLLVLGDFGTANTTFGDTDFGWFGVLIGYGAGIGSVGGLIVVALLGALILTSAILVQLRVVRGGWDPSPHREFPAPTADGAAEGQEGAPAGSSAGTAGSYPKIIPPRGAPTPPPPPQ; encoded by the coding sequence ATGGAGTGGCTCATCGTCATCGCAGAATTCCTGGTCAACGAGATCCTGTCCGTTCCCGCCTTCCTCATCGGCATCATCGTCGCCGTGGGGCTGATCGCACTGCGCCGCTCTGCAGGCCAGGTGATCGGCGGGGCGGTGAAGGCCACTCTGGGCTTTCTGCTGATCGGGGCCGGCGCCGACTTGGTGGTCGCCTCCTTGGATCCGCTGGGGGTGATGATCCAGGGCGCCACCGGGGCTCAGGGCGTGATCCCCACCAATGAGGCGATCGTGGGCATCGCCCAGGAGCAGTACGGTGCCCAGGTGGCCTGGCTGATGATCCTGGGCTTCGCGCTGAGCCTGGTGTTGGCCCGGTTCACCCCGCTGAGCTATGTGTTCCTGACCGGCCACCACATCCTGTTCATGGCCACACTGCTGACCATCGTGCTGGCCACTGCGGGCTACTCGGGCTCGGTGACCGTCCTGGTGGGCGGCGCGCTGCTGGCCATCCTCATGGTCTCCCTGCCGGCCTTCGCTCACCCCTGGACCCGGCGGATCACAGGAGACGACAGCATCGCCATCGGTCACTTCGGCACCGCCGGCTACGTGGCCGCCGGCGCCGTCGGGCGTCTGACCGGTGGCAGGCGCAGCCGATCCACGGAGGACCTGAAGCTGCCTGAGGGTCTGCGCTTCCTGCGCGACTCCATGGTGGCCACCGCCCTGTCCATGGTTCTGATGTACGTGGTCGTGTCCCTGGTCTTCTTCGCCCGCGAGGGGGAGACGGCCTATGAGGCTTTCGACGGCGGCGCCACCGGTTCGGGCAACTTCGTCATGCAGTCGGTGACACAGGGCCTGCAGTTCGGCATCGCCGTGGCCGTGATCCTCTTCGGCGTGCGCACCATCCTGGGCGAGATCTTGCCGGCGTTCCAAGGAATCGCCGCCAAGATCGTCCCCGGCGCGACTCCGGCCCTGGACGCGCCGATCGTCTTCCCCTACGCCCAGAACGCTGTGCTGATCGGTTTCCTCACCAGCTTCTCCGGCGGGCTCATCGGCCTGGCCGTGCTCTCGCTGTGGCTGAATCCGGCCCTGGGTCTGGCACTGATCCTGCCGGGCCTGGTCCCGCACTTCTTCACCGGCGGTGCGGCCGGTGTCTACGGCAATGCCACCGGCGGACGCATCGGTGCGGCGGCCGGCGGCTTCGTCAACGGCCTGCTGATCACCTTCCTGCCGGCGGTGCTGCTGCTGGTGCTGGGCGACTTCGGCACGGCCAACACCACCTTCGGGGACACCGACTTCGGGTGGTTCGGCGTGCTGATCGGCTACGGCGCGGGGATCGGCTCAGTGGGCGGACTGATCGTCGTCGCTCTGCTCGGAGCGCTGATCCTGACCTCAGCGATCCTGGTCCAGCTGCGCGTGGTCAGAGGCGGGTGGGACCCCTCACCGCACCGGGAGTTCCCGGCACCGACCGCTGACGGCGCCGCTGAGGGCCAGGAGGGCGCCCCGGCAGGCAGCTCCGCGGGGACCGCGGGTTCCTATCCGAAGATCATTCCGCCGCGCGGTGCCCCGACGCCGCCCCCACCGCCGCAATGA
- a CDS encoding GIY-YIG nuclease family protein translates to MTLTLGSIMDTAEIDPQDAQVIRHVYIKEHEDSGNSGIHPESTDTEILEYTREQSANPRIFPAVPPRTWVVFLREGGDRARLWAVVENHGEMSNDGTRRTFDLVVSERMTDLRNRLVIGWRSPRTWRLNASTAADYPVVEIADARPVPFPGFDDLVLDHAQLQAVMRDHRYASWRTALASVAAVYLITDRRDGRQYVGKADGSESLRQRWSVYAANGHGGNVELRGLEPSTFRFSVLRVFDPTTPTSRINAAENHFKLALDSRTHGLNRN, encoded by the coding sequence ATGACACTGACGCTTGGTTCCATCATGGACACCGCGGAGATCGATCCGCAGGACGCCCAAGTGATCCGTCACGTGTACATCAAAGAGCACGAGGATTCCGGAAACAGCGGCATTCACCCTGAATCCACTGACACTGAGATCCTCGAGTACACGAGGGAACAGTCCGCGAATCCACGGATCTTCCCCGCTGTGCCGCCTCGAACCTGGGTCGTGTTTCTCCGCGAAGGTGGCGACCGAGCCAGACTCTGGGCAGTGGTCGAGAATCACGGTGAAATGTCGAACGACGGGACACGACGTACCTTCGACCTCGTGGTCTCCGAGCGCATGACAGACCTGCGGAACCGACTCGTGATCGGTTGGAGGTCGCCACGCACCTGGCGACTCAACGCATCCACGGCCGCCGACTACCCGGTTGTGGAGATCGCTGACGCGCGGCCAGTTCCGTTTCCAGGATTCGACGATCTCGTACTGGATCACGCGCAGCTGCAGGCGGTGATGCGCGACCACCGCTATGCCTCATGGCGTACGGCGCTGGCATCTGTGGCTGCCGTCTATCTGATCACCGATCGTCGGGACGGACGGCAATATGTCGGCAAGGCTGACGGCTCGGAGAGCCTGCGACAGCGCTGGAGCGTATACGCGGCCAATGGACACGGTGGCAATGTCGAGTTGCGCGGCCTGGAACCGTCAACGTTTCGCTTCTCGGTCCTGCGCGTGTTCGACCCGACGACACCGACCTCTCGGATCAACGCGGCAGAGAATCACTTCAAGCTCGCCCTCGACTCACGGACGCACGGCCTGAATCGAAACTGA
- the upp gene encoding uracil phosphoribosyltransferase, producing the protein MRVQVVEHPLIAHKLTQLRRKEAPSNVFRQLTGELVTLLSYEASRDIATEPVEIQTPVATTTGTELSDPKPLVVPILRAGLGMLEGMTAMVPTAEVGFLGMARNEETLDIITYAERLPDDLTGRHVFVLDPMLATGGTLVESIRFLKNANAAKITCICLVAAPEGIDRLREGVGDLDVDLYVAAIDEGLNEKSYIVPGLGDAGDRLYGLAE; encoded by the coding sequence ATGCGCGTACAGGTCGTGGAACATCCCCTCATTGCCCATAAGCTCACCCAGCTCCGCCGCAAGGAGGCTCCCTCCAACGTCTTCCGGCAGCTGACCGGCGAGCTGGTGACCCTGCTCTCCTATGAGGCAAGCCGCGACATCGCGACCGAACCCGTGGAGATCCAGACTCCGGTGGCCACGACCACCGGCACGGAGCTCTCCGACCCCAAGCCGCTGGTGGTGCCGATCCTGCGCGCCGGTCTGGGCATGCTGGAGGGGATGACTGCGATGGTCCCCACGGCCGAGGTCGGTTTCCTGGGCATGGCCCGGAACGAGGAGACCCTCGACATCATCACGTATGCGGAGCGTCTGCCCGATGACCTGACCGGCCGCCACGTCTTTGTGCTGGACCCGATGCTCGCCACCGGAGGCACGCTGGTGGAGTCCATCCGCTTCCTGAAGAACGCCAACGCTGCGAAGATCACCTGCATCTGCCTGGTCGCCGCCCCGGAGGGGATCGATCGACTGCGTGAGGGCGTCGGTGATCTCGACGTGGACCTCTACGTGGCAGCCATCGACGAGGGTCTCAATGAGAAGTCCTACATCGTGCCGGGTCTGGGCGACGCCGGAGATCGGCTCTACGGCCTGGCTGAGTGA
- a CDS encoding SixA phosphatase family protein → MRSLLILRHGEAGHSFSGDDHARTLTSHGEQQARQVGSWLRDSGLVPDATICSDAMRTRQTCIWVNEQLGEKAPTAYLDDRLYLAAPRQVLSVINETPETVQSLLVVAHMPGVQEVSMELASVYSEEDPVIRMAGSWPTAGVAHLQFDKPWAELDGRDARLVAFQVPGS, encoded by the coding sequence GTGAGATCTCTGCTGATCCTCCGCCACGGCGAGGCCGGCCACTCCTTCTCCGGAGACGATCACGCCCGCACGCTGACCTCTCATGGCGAGCAGCAGGCTCGCCAGGTGGGGTCGTGGCTGCGCGACTCCGGGCTGGTGCCTGATGCCACGATCTGTTCCGATGCCATGCGCACCCGTCAGACCTGCATCTGGGTCAATGAACAGCTGGGGGAGAAGGCTCCCACGGCCTATCTGGACGACCGGCTCTATCTGGCCGCACCGCGGCAGGTGCTCTCGGTGATCAACGAGACCCCGGAGACGGTCCAATCTCTGCTGGTCGTGGCCCATATGCCCGGAGTCCAAGAGGTCAGCATGGAGCTGGCCTCTGTGTATTCCGAGGAGGACCCGGTGATCCGTATGGCTGGTTCCTGGCCCACTGCCGGCGTCGCGCACCTGCAGTTCGACAAGCCCTGGGCAGAGCTCGATGGACGCGACGCGCGCCTGGTCGCATTTCAGGTGCCCGGCTCCTGA
- a CDS encoding IS30 family transposase produces the protein MYHLVRPGRAHPRRDEYHRLRLEGFSRAEAAQRVGASARSARNWDRQSAPNGYNKKMHSTFPDPAAPATHRRYLNAADRLAISDLLRRGCSYAQIAAELGRSRSTISREVTRNSHRGLYHPYLAHQQSVDRRARPKPRKLVPGSRIFAYVWDKLQLEWSPEQISGKLAEEFPEDQEMRVCHETIYQALYLQARGGLKREVQAALRTGRAMRKPAGDQRRSRSLGGQMVMISQRPAEVEDRAVPGHWEGDLIIGAGSKSAIATLVERHTRFVMLCHLPGDHTAQTVAAALTQRMKTLPEHLRGSLTWDQGAEMAAHHTISVAADLPIYFCDPASPWQRGSNENTNGLLRQYFPKGTDLSVHGPEDLELVANKLNGRPRKTLGWDSPADRMKELLTTS, from the coding sequence ATGTATCACCTGGTACGTCCCGGCCGGGCGCATCCACGCAGAGATGAGTACCATCGACTGCGGTTAGAGGGATTCAGCCGTGCAGAGGCTGCCCAACGAGTCGGTGCATCTGCGCGATCGGCGCGGAATTGGGACCGTCAGAGTGCGCCCAATGGGTATAACAAGAAGATGCACAGCACCTTCCCTGATCCCGCCGCGCCCGCGACTCACCGGCGGTACCTCAACGCGGCAGACAGACTCGCGATCTCTGACCTGCTGCGACGAGGCTGTTCCTACGCTCAGATCGCTGCTGAGCTGGGACGGAGCCGTTCAACGATCAGCCGAGAGGTCACCCGCAACAGCCACAGAGGCCTCTACCACCCGTACCTCGCTCATCAGCAGAGCGTCGACCGGCGGGCACGGCCCAAGCCCAGGAAACTGGTGCCTGGCAGCCGGATCTTCGCCTACGTCTGGGACAAGCTGCAGCTGGAATGGTCCCCGGAGCAGATCAGTGGAAAGCTCGCTGAAGAGTTCCCCGAAGATCAGGAGATGCGTGTGTGCCACGAAACGATCTACCAGGCCCTGTACCTACAGGCTCGTGGTGGATTGAAGCGTGAAGTCCAAGCCGCGCTGCGCACTGGTCGGGCGATGCGCAAGCCTGCCGGTGACCAGCGCAGATCCCGGAGTCTGGGTGGGCAGATGGTCATGATCAGCCAGCGTCCTGCTGAGGTCGAGGACCGGGCAGTGCCGGGGCACTGGGAAGGAGACCTGATCATCGGTGCTGGCAGTAAGTCCGCGATCGCGACTTTGGTGGAGCGTCATACCCGGTTTGTGATGCTCTGCCATCTTCCTGGTGATCACACCGCCCAGACGGTCGCGGCCGCGCTGACCCAGCGGATGAAGACGCTTCCTGAGCATCTTCGCGGTTCGCTGACGTGGGATCAGGGAGCCGAGATGGCCGCTCATCACACGATCAGCGTGGCTGCTGATCTTCCGATCTACTTCTGTGACCCGGCTTCACCCTGGCAGCGGGGATCGAATGAGAACACCAACGGGTTGCTTCGCCAGTACTTCCCTAAGGGAACTGATCTTTCAGTCCATGGCCCAGAGGATCTGGAGCTGGTCGCGAACAAGCTCAACGGCAGGCCTAGGAAGACATTGGGATGGGACAGTCCCGCAGACCGCATGAAAGAGTTGCTCACGACCAGCTGA